Proteins from one Mesotoga infera genomic window:
- a CDS encoding phosphatase PAP2 family protein yields MWHGLNGLELSLMNWLVSPIEGAFMDLLMSFFLFLARGSLVWILLTVFLFFDKRYRRTGYLTSAGLAIALLLSFVILKPILARTRPFLLLEGYSLIFPMPETYSFPSSQVTVAFAYVVMTWKSVKSLRIPVLTIASLVSLSKIYVYFNYFSDVVAGVFLGVFCGWFAVKLFEKYTVVRPELPER; encoded by the coding sequence ATGTGGCATGGGTTGAATGGGCTGGAGCTCTCTTTGATGAACTGGCTGGTTTCGCCGATCGAGGGAGCTTTTATGGACTTGTTGATGTCTTTCTTTCTCTTCCTGGCCAGAGGCTCGCTGGTCTGGATTCTTCTGACCGTTTTTCTATTCTTCGATAAGAGGTACAGAAGAACCGGCTATCTGACTTCGGCCGGTCTGGCGATTGCGCTTTTACTGAGCTTCGTAATCTTGAAACCGATTCTCGCCAGAACCAGGCCCTTCCTCCTGCTGGAAGGGTACAGCCTTATATTCCCTATGCCCGAGACATATTCCTTTCCTTCCTCGCAGGTCACGGTCGCCTTCGCTTATGTGGTGATGACCTGGAAGAGCGTGAAGTCGCTGAGAATACCGGTTCTCACGATCGCTTCGCTCGTTTCGCTTTCCAAGATATACGTGTACTTCAACTACTTCTCCGATGTGGTCGCGGGAGTCTTTCTGGGCGTTTTCTGCGGCTGGTTTGCCGTGAAACTCTTCGAAAAGTACACCGTGGTGAGACCGGAGCTTCCCGAGAGGTGA
- a CDS encoding beta-L-arabinofuranosidase domain-containing protein: MSLKRLLYGSIVPRGWLFEEATRNLKGLVGELDDLVPGIIRDDEIYGRNRLTGAVKSKDLGTVAQDQEWEVQYLWWNSESQSNWLDGLIRHAYLVGNAIYIEKAKKYLYRVLMAQDDDGYIGIYARDLRFDFKGENGELWAQATFLRAALGYYELTGEREVLERVMRAFDLTMKVYSERNPFDLEKAYAGASHGLAFTDVCYGLFGLIGDEKYLHFAGRLVDFYNRARLSEEDIREDNLLDYDYRFKGHGVHTYEGLRSLIIANMPDGRYNRAIEAYLHRLNFITTPSGAPIGDEWIWGRSADATETGYEFCSIQELLHSYLTLLEATGDLRWADRAEWLYYNAAHGAVNPCKSQIAYCKSDNSYAMNGHAGGRGSENDLRYKYSPAHQDVAVCCAPNAGRVLPYFTGSMYMKSSHGLLVTLYGPSRVETSVDGIAVTLEQITSYPFDLNIELRVTAAVRSDFKILLKKPFWAEKMKVEAVGAKIEDYVDSIAVSKDWKQDRILIEFTGRINERLDLKGEVYYSYGPLLYAMEIESIEKTGRLYGKGFEDSLFLPRDRSCLELCATEKTLESLTVSSDKHSGDFTDPPLVSGKFLDRRSGEEKTVSLKPIGSTILRKTTFKKCTFL; this comes from the coding sequence ATGAGCTTGAAGAGACTCCTCTACGGTAGCATCGTACCACGGGGTTGGCTCTTTGAAGAGGCAACGCGAAACTTGAAGGGCCTGGTCGGAGAACTCGACGATCTTGTTCCGGGAATAATCAGGGACGACGAGATCTATGGCCGCAACAGATTGACCGGTGCTGTGAAATCGAAAGATCTCGGGACCGTGGCCCAGGATCAGGAGTGGGAGGTACAGTACCTCTGGTGGAACAGTGAGTCGCAATCCAACTGGCTGGACGGACTGATAAGACACGCCTACCTGGTCGGAAATGCCATATACATAGAGAAGGCGAAGAAGTATTTGTACAGGGTTCTTATGGCGCAGGACGACGACGGGTACATTGGTATCTACGCCAGAGACCTCAGATTCGACTTCAAAGGAGAGAACGGCGAACTCTGGGCCCAGGCGACCTTCCTTCGCGCCGCTCTGGGTTATTATGAACTCACCGGAGAACGTGAAGTACTCGAGAGAGTGATGAGAGCTTTCGATCTTACGATGAAGGTCTATTCGGAGAGAAACCCCTTCGACCTCGAGAAGGCTTACGCCGGCGCCAGTCACGGACTGGCCTTTACCGACGTCTGTTACGGACTCTTCGGATTGATAGGGGATGAGAAGTACCTCCATTTTGCCGGCCGGCTGGTCGATTTCTACAACCGGGCCCGGCTTTCGGAGGAAGACATAAGGGAGGACAACCTCCTCGATTACGATTACAGATTCAAAGGGCACGGTGTTCACACCTACGAAGGTTTGAGGTCTTTGATCATAGCCAACATGCCAGACGGACGGTACAACCGCGCAATAGAAGCGTATCTTCACAGATTGAACTTCATCACGACTCCTTCTGGTGCTCCAATAGGCGATGAATGGATCTGGGGAAGAAGCGCCGATGCTACGGAGACGGGGTACGAATTCTGCTCGATCCAGGAGCTACTCCACAGCTATCTCACTCTTCTCGAAGCGACGGGCGATCTCCGCTGGGCCGACAGGGCCGAATGGCTTTACTACAACGCGGCACACGGGGCCGTGAATCCCTGCAAAAGCCAGATAGCTTACTGCAAGAGCGACAATTCGTACGCAATGAACGGTCATGCCGGCGGAAGGGGAAGTGAGAACGATCTGCGCTACAAATACTCTCCCGCTCATCAGGATGTAGCCGTCTGTTGTGCGCCGAACGCCGGCAGGGTACTTCCCTATTTCACCGGTTCGATGTACATGAAGAGTAGTCACGGCCTTCTAGTGACGCTCTACGGACCATCTAGAGTCGAGACGTCGGTCGATGGAATCGCCGTCACCCTTGAACAGATCACATCCTACCCCTTCGACTTGAACATCGAACTTCGCGTAACCGCCGCCGTGCGAAGCGACTTTAAGATCCTTCTCAAAAAACCTTTCTGGGCCGAAAAGATGAAAGTTGAAGCCGTCGGTGCAAAGATCGAAGATTACGTTGATTCGATCGCGGTTTCGAAAGATTGGAAACAGGACAGAATACTCATTGAGTTCACAGGCAGAATAAACGAGCGCCTTGATCTTAAGGGCGAAGTCTATTATTCTTACGGACCACTCCTTTACGCGATGGAAATCGAATCGATAGAAAAGACCGGACGCCTTTATGGCAAGGGCTTTGAAGACAGCCTCTTCCTGCCGAGAGACCGCTCCTGCCTTGAACTTTGCGCAACGGAAAAGACACTCGAAAGCCTTACCGTATCAAGCGATAAACATTCCGGGGACTTCACAGATCCGCCCCTGGTGAGCGGAAAGTTTCTGGATAGAAGATCCGGCGAAGAAAAGACTGTATCCTTGAAACCAATAGGCTCGACGATACTCAGAAAGACAACCTTCAAAAAGTGTACATTTCTGTGA
- a CDS encoding TrmB family transcriptional regulator produces the protein MNELKILRELGFSLNEAKCYIALHKSSPMTGYEVAKKAKITRTMVYDILQRLERKGSINVIEGNPKLYSAVSYKKLIASLRKDYTEKLDDLESSLEKITREVDADNYILNLSNHAEMLNLIANAIKEAKREIYLSLWDSEAALFENELREANGRGVKIYIFSFCKMPFDFGVQFTYKMKNANMNFPRRRIIAVFDREFMVMGEGNSNINEIGITTRNIMLMEMSIDQMLLDIILLSILRKGGYIWDGIDVGEYYDNVQKFFKSIELPVDLPLRVDE, from the coding sequence ATGAACGAGCTGAAGATACTGAGGGAATTGGGTTTCTCGCTCAACGAGGCTAAATGTTATATTGCACTCCACAAGAGCAGCCCAATGACCGGTTACGAGGTCGCTAAAAAGGCCAAGATAACCCGGACCATGGTCTATGACATCTTGCAGAGGCTGGAGAGAAAGGGCAGCATCAATGTGATAGAGGGTAACCCGAAGTTGTACTCGGCCGTGAGCTACAAAAAACTTATCGCCTCTCTCAGGAAGGATTACACGGAAAAGCTCGACGATCTCGAGAGTTCCCTGGAAAAGATCACTCGCGAGGTGGATGCCGACAACTATATACTGAACCTCTCCAACCACGCCGAGATGCTCAACCTCATCGCGAACGCCATCAAAGAGGCGAAACGGGAGATCTATCTCTCGCTCTGGGATTCAGAGGCCGCACTCTTCGAAAACGAGCTTAGAGAGGCCAACGGAAGGGGTGTGAAGATATATATTTTCTCCTTTTGCAAGATGCCCTTCGATTTCGGCGTCCAGTTCACCTACAAGATGAAAAACGCGAACATGAACTTTCCAAGGCGCAGGATAATAGCCGTGTTTGACAGAGAATTCATGGTTATGGGCGAGGGGAATTCCAACATAAACGAGATAGGTATAACCACGCGCAATATCATGCTTATGGAGATGTCTATCGACCAGATGCTTCTGGATATTATACTTCTCTCCATCTTGAGGAAGGGAGGGTACATCTGGGACGGGATCGATGTCGGGGAGTACTACGACAACGTCCAGAAATTTTTCAAATCAATAGAGTTGCCGGTCGATCTGCCTTTGAGGGTAGATGAGTGA
- a CDS encoding uroporphyrinogen decarboxylase family protein: MFRELDHYKPDIDKTIAMMEKTYEDALSHSGGNVTIRALPGCDVEHYSRLDLTRYNYRDDIGLYARDLCGLMSESFEKRRAVDDNMIPSVSPVLGIGDYSAFVCGDIEFHKDTSWSKPVLGEIKDFRRLPEIGTSFWYGNFLDICEEILKLSSGAGIPFMKGFFSPLDLAAALRGEAIYTDFYESPEELHELLNYCADATIKFAEDVYALARRYLSGSKYGMWLIDECIYMSEDIACMISPRLYRKFCAPYTQRVIDHFGTGHMHCHSRALYLVKEICSLEKVASLWIATDPNQPRPIDNIGRLVEDSRGVCLAIDCDSFDEIVANMETMKRGNVSICLPVEGVEEAVRVTEEFEKL, encoded by the coding sequence GTGTTTAGGGAATTGGATCATTATAAACCCGATATCGACAAAACGATAGCGATGATGGAAAAGACTTATGAAGACGCGCTTAGCCACAGCGGAGGCAACGTCACGATAAGGGCCCTCCCCGGGTGCGACGTGGAGCATTATTCCAGGCTCGATCTCACCCGCTACAATTACAGGGACGATATCGGCCTGTACGCGCGCGACCTTTGCGGTCTTATGAGCGAATCATTCGAGAAACGCAGAGCCGTCGATGACAACATGATACCTTCGGTTTCACCGGTTCTGGGGATCGGAGATTATTCGGCCTTCGTATGCGGGGACATAGAGTTTCACAAAGATACGAGCTGGTCAAAACCGGTACTGGGAGAGATAAAGGATTTCCGGAGGCTGCCCGAGATCGGAACTTCCTTCTGGTACGGGAACTTTCTGGACATCTGCGAGGAGATACTGAAACTCTCCTCCGGCGCCGGCATTCCATTCATGAAGGGCTTCTTCTCTCCGCTCGATCTTGCAGCCGCACTCAGGGGAGAGGCGATCTACACCGATTTCTACGAGTCTCCCGAAGAGCTGCACGAACTCCTCAATTACTGCGCCGATGCAACGATAAAATTCGCCGAAGACGTTTACGCGCTGGCCAGGAGGTACCTCAGTGGTAGCAAGTATGGGATGTGGTTGATCGATGAATGCATATATATGTCGGAGGATATCGCCTGCATGATATCTCCCAGGTTGTACAGGAAGTTCTGCGCGCCATACACACAGAGAGTCATCGATCATTTCGGCACCGGTCATATGCATTGTCATTCAAGAGCGCTTTACCTGGTGAAAGAGATTTGTTCGCTCGAGAAGGTGGCCAGCCTCTGGATCGCCACCGATCCCAATCAGCCGAGGCCGATAGACAATATAGGACGACTCGTGGAAGATTCGCGCGGTGTTTGTCTTGCCATCGACTGCGATTCCTTCGATGAGATAGTGGCGAACATGGAGACGATGAAAAGGGGGAACGTCTCTATCTGCCTCCCGGTAGAGGGAGTGGAAGAGGCTGTGAGGGTTACCGAGGAGTTCGAAAAGCTCTGA
- a CDS encoding extracellular solute-binding protein, with the protein MRGFRFVVIVQAALLLGATLFAAPGGDGSTIRIWFSHIEPENLAMVAIAEEFTSLTGIKVEVIGRRSIFDAPRDLANNAELDDRPDIILMQAPDIGNMVASGLIVPLKIDDELRKRYLDATFEAFTYNNRCYGIGYSLDTSGLIYNRDLISESELPETWDDFFRIAEALTLRNGDGKIVQYGTLLNPKDMWFNYPIIKDYGGYYYGKAPNGDYNPYDVGLDNDCMLDYVNKMKELQKKGLTLANENGTESHISAEFANGRAAMILYGLWNASIYQSMGINYGIAPLPKGRNGEVSKPLATVQGFVVNRFTRNMEAVESFLEFVLRDENQQKLIEAGNRAEKKTGERNPCNISVIESDYVSKDPILSSLSAIGFNCEPFPNIPEGTIWYNYTSTAFRTIFYGDKSGNQVDAKEKLTELANKIRGDVAVMNKVPEKIEIPSGYLVFFTSLAAAAFVFLLVWRRRLASTDTVGDSYGRKESFVAWLMLAPLFFLLSMFYIFPVFHNIYLSLTNYSGINLRDYGIVGFSNYAEIFSTGINGLISMIIWTVTFAATVVGLSFLAGTMLAVVLDKVKVRIAKIYKIVFILPWVVPSVITLLMWRGMLESDGLVNRMLGILGMPSVPWLTSSFFAKLSCIFVMTWFSFPYFMVISSGVLKSIPRDYYEVAKIAGAGNTFIFFKITMPLVFKALFPMMIMSFIMQFNQFGVYLLTQGGPPGDVLGSPGSTDLLITYVFNTAFNTKRYSLAAAYSVIIFCFVGLFAFVSLKIGKRKMYE; encoded by the coding sequence ATGAGAGGGTTCAGGTTCGTAGTCATTGTTCAGGCCGCCTTGCTGCTGGGTGCGACGCTTTTCGCGGCTCCAGGCGGTGACGGTTCGACCATACGTATCTGGTTCAGCCATATCGAACCGGAAAACCTTGCCATGGTCGCAATCGCCGAGGAGTTCACCTCTCTTACAGGGATCAAGGTCGAAGTGATTGGCCGACGCTCAATATTCGACGCTCCCAGAGATCTGGCTAACAATGCGGAACTCGACGATCGGCCGGACATAATCCTGATGCAGGCCCCGGATATTGGCAACATGGTCGCTTCCGGGCTGATCGTGCCCCTGAAAATAGACGACGAACTCAGAAAGCGTTATCTCGATGCGACTTTCGAAGCCTTCACCTATAACAACAGATGCTACGGTATAGGTTATTCACTAGATACTTCCGGACTCATATACAACAGGGACCTCATAAGTGAGTCGGAGCTGCCAGAAACCTGGGACGACTTTTTCAGGATCGCTGAGGCTCTCACTTTGAGAAACGGCGATGGGAAGATAGTTCAGTACGGTACCCTGCTCAACCCAAAGGACATGTGGTTCAACTACCCTATAATAAAAGACTACGGAGGCTACTACTACGGCAAGGCACCCAACGGCGATTACAATCCCTACGACGTCGGTTTGGACAATGACTGCATGCTAGATTACGTGAACAAAATGAAGGAGCTGCAGAAGAAGGGATTGACACTTGCCAACGAAAACGGTACCGAAAGCCATATATCGGCCGAATTCGCCAACGGGAGGGCCGCCATGATACTCTACGGTCTCTGGAACGCGTCGATCTACCAGAGCATGGGTATCAATTACGGCATCGCTCCTCTGCCTAAAGGGCGAAACGGAGAGGTTTCCAAACCACTGGCCACGGTTCAGGGTTTTGTAGTTAACAGGTTCACCAGAAACATGGAGGCTGTGGAGAGCTTTCTGGAGTTCGTGCTCAGGGACGAGAACCAGCAAAAGCTTATCGAGGCCGGTAACAGGGCCGAAAAGAAGACGGGCGAGAGGAACCCTTGCAATATCTCGGTCATCGAGAGCGATTACGTGAGCAAGGACCCGATACTTTCATCTTTGAGCGCAATAGGATTCAACTGTGAACCCTTCCCGAACATACCCGAAGGCACGATCTGGTATAACTACACCTCGACGGCCTTCAGAACTATTTTCTACGGGGACAAGTCGGGGAATCAGGTAGATGCGAAAGAGAAGTTGACCGAGCTTGCCAACAAGATCAGGGGCGATGTGGCCGTCATGAACAAAGTCCCGGAGAAGATAGAGATACCCTCCGGCTATCTTGTCTTTTTCACCTCGCTCGCCGCGGCAGCCTTCGTTTTTTTACTGGTCTGGCGAAGGCGGCTCGCCTCAACGGACACGGTAGGGGATAGTTATGGCAGAAAGGAGAGCTTCGTGGCCTGGCTGATGTTGGCACCGCTCTTCTTTCTCCTTTCGATGTTCTACATCTTCCCCGTCTTTCACAACATATACCTCTCGCTGACCAATTACAGTGGCATCAATCTGAGAGACTACGGAATCGTCGGGTTTTCGAACTATGCGGAAATCTTCTCGACAGGTATCAACGGCCTGATATCGATGATAATCTGGACCGTCACCTTCGCGGCCACGGTTGTGGGGCTCTCTTTTCTGGCCGGGACAATGCTGGCGGTGGTCCTGGATAAAGTCAAGGTGAGAATTGCCAAGATCTACAAGATCGTTTTCATACTCCCCTGGGTAGTGCCAAGCGTTATAACACTCCTGATGTGGCGTGGAATGCTTGAGAGCGACGGGCTCGTGAATCGTATGCTCGGCATACTGGGCATGCCATCCGTTCCGTGGCTCACGAGTTCCTTCTTCGCAAAGTTGAGCTGTATATTCGTCATGACCTGGTTTTCCTTTCCATACTTCATGGTTATCTCGTCGGGTGTGTTGAAGTCTATACCGAGAGACTACTACGAAGTGGCGAAGATAGCCGGAGCGGGCAACACATTCATATTCTTCAAGATCACAATGCCGCTTGTGTTCAAAGCTCTTTTTCCCATGATGATAATGTCGTTCATAATGCAGTTCAACCAGTTCGGAGTCTATCTATTGACCCAGGGAGGTCCCCCGGGCGATGTCCTCGGCTCTCCCGGATCGACCGATCTGCTGATAACCTATGTTTTCAATACGGCCTTCAACACCAAGAGATACTCGCTGGCGGCTGCATATTCGGTGATAATCTTCTGTTTCGTCGGGTTGTTCGCCTTCGTATCTCTGAAAATAGGAAAGAGAAAGATGTACGAGTAA
- a CDS encoding sugar ABC transporter permease codes for MGWTKAKTGRVFIHLFLAVLAVITVIPFFYVVIISFGKNVIDTGAFAITELTLDNYARLFGETRFVNWIVNSLLLAAVTMVVAVFVVSICVYAFSRLRFYGRVGLFNFILLVQIFPLTLSMVSIFKIFVALGLLNKLEGLILADSAFASAGLVILAKGYFDTIPYSLDEAAMIDGAGKFKILTSITLPLAKPMIAIVAIQSFVIAYNEYVIASTVMTQKLEAMPLAVGLQSMIVGQFGINWSVYCAGAVLGSIPMLVLFYSLQKYFIGGLTEGSVKS; via the coding sequence GTGGGTTGGACAAAGGCGAAGACCGGCAGGGTATTTATCCATCTATTTCTGGCCGTGCTGGCCGTTATTACCGTGATACCCTTTTTCTACGTTGTGATCATATCCTTCGGTAAGAACGTCATAGATACCGGCGCCTTCGCGATCACGGAGCTTACGCTGGACAACTACGCGAGACTTTTCGGCGAGACGCGCTTCGTGAACTGGATAGTGAACTCGCTCCTTCTAGCAGCGGTTACGATGGTTGTGGCCGTTTTCGTCGTCTCGATCTGTGTTTATGCCTTCTCGAGGTTGAGATTCTACGGTAGAGTCGGACTGTTCAATTTCATCCTGCTGGTTCAAATCTTTCCATTGACACTGTCGATGGTCTCTATCTTCAAGATCTTCGTAGCACTCGGCCTTCTCAACAAACTGGAAGGATTGATTCTTGCCGACTCGGCCTTCGCTTCGGCCGGCCTAGTGATACTGGCCAAAGGGTACTTCGACACTATCCCTTACTCGCTAGATGAAGCGGCTATGATCGATGGGGCCGGCAAGTTCAAGATTCTGACCAGTATCACGCTGCCTCTGGCAAAACCGATGATAGCCATCGTTGCAATACAGAGTTTCGTAATTGCTTACAACGAATACGTCATCGCCAGCACTGTGATGACTCAAAAGCTAGAAGCCATGCCACTGGCAGTTGGACTGCAGAGTATGATAGTCGGCCAGTTCGGGATCAACTGGAGCGTTTACTGCGCTGGCGCGGTGCTCGGAAGCATACCCATGCTCGTGCTGTTCTACTCGCTTCAAAAGTACTTTATAGGCGGATTGACCGAGGGAAGCGTGAAGTCATAA
- a CDS encoding glycoside hydrolase family 13 protein — protein MERAAIYHISEHNYAYAVDGDTLAVRLRAKKNDLERVVVHYKNLYDHTSRPKELSMEKILSDGISDLFEARIIVKEKRFKYYFELFSPGERIFYTSDGFLESVDEKNCFFYPYINDDDIFRPPSWAEGEIIYQIFVDRFYDGDPSNNPPGTIPFGTPPGRESYYGGDLEGVILKLDYVAGLGAKIIYLNPIFLSNSYHKYDIVDYYSIDGTFGKAEDLARLVEAAHERGMKVVLDGVFNHCSSSNPLFMDVLERQSESKYRDWFCIKRFPIDASGKNYDTFAGLVPGMPRLNTCNPEVIRYITDVVLHWTKLFKLDGWRLDVADEVSHSLWINLRRELKALSPDILLIGEIWNHSSRWLQGREMDTATNYKFMRALHEFVAGKIEAHSFWERVSANKMLYRSCLYNYLVNLVGSHDTTRCRTILGSDELHVLAMAVNLAFEGMPLIYYGDEVCMEGGFDPDNRRAMKWEDVNSDCARRIGELSRFRAGSIVLKKGSITPIEVGRRILAFCREFEGERIYFVANFDGRECVLEGPWRDAQVKLGEGSLEDGRLTLESGRYVLLGYK, from the coding sequence ATGGAGAGAGCCGCTATTTACCACATATCCGAACACAACTACGCCTACGCCGTCGACGGCGACACTCTGGCTGTTAGATTGAGGGCGAAGAAGAACGATCTGGAGAGAGTCGTGGTCCATTACAAGAACCTCTATGACCACACATCCCGGCCAAAAGAACTCTCCATGGAGAAGATACTCTCGGACGGGATCTCCGATCTGTTCGAGGCGAGAATCATTGTGAAGGAAAAGAGATTTAAATATTACTTCGAGCTTTTTTCACCGGGGGAGAGAATCTTCTACACTTCCGACGGCTTTCTCGAGTCCGTCGATGAGAAGAACTGCTTCTTCTACCCTTACATAAACGACGACGATATTTTCAGGCCGCCCTCATGGGCCGAAGGGGAGATTATTTACCAGATATTCGTCGATAGATTCTACGACGGAGACCCTTCCAACAATCCGCCTGGCACGATCCCGTTCGGTACGCCTCCGGGCAGAGAGAGCTACTACGGCGGAGATCTAGAGGGGGTCATCCTGAAACTCGATTACGTGGCCGGTCTGGGGGCCAAGATCATCTATCTAAACCCAATCTTTCTCTCGAACTCTTACCACAAGTACGACATAGTCGATTACTACAGCATAGATGGCACTTTTGGAAAGGCCGAAGACCTCGCGCGGCTGGTGGAGGCGGCACACGAAAGGGGTATGAAGGTGGTTCTAGATGGAGTCTTCAACCATTGCAGTTCGTCCAATCCTCTTTTTATGGATGTCCTCGAGAGACAGTCGGAATCAAAATACAGGGACTGGTTCTGTATAAAACGCTTCCCGATAGACGCGAGCGGCAAGAATTACGATACTTTCGCCGGCCTCGTTCCCGGGATGCCGCGACTGAACACGTGCAACCCCGAGGTGATACGTTACATAACCGATGTCGTTCTCCACTGGACTAAGCTCTTCAAACTCGACGGCTGGCGCCTCGACGTCGCCGACGAAGTATCGCACTCTCTCTGGATAAATCTCAGGAGAGAACTGAAGGCCCTCTCTCCGGACATTCTCTTGATCGGGGAGATATGGAACCATTCCTCCCGGTGGTTACAGGGGAGAGAGATGGACACGGCCACCAACTACAAGTTCATGAGGGCGCTGCACGAATTCGTCGCGGGCAAGATAGAGGCGCACTCATTCTGGGAAAGGGTTAGCGCCAACAAGATGCTTTACAGATCCTGTCTGTACAACTATCTGGTCAATCTGGTGGGCAGCCACGACACAACGAGGTGTAGAACGATCCTGGGAAGCGATGAACTCCACGTTCTGGCGATGGCCGTCAATTTGGCATTCGAGGGCATGCCGCTGATTTATTACGGAGACGAAGTCTGCATGGAGGGTGGTTTCGATCCGGATAACCGCAGAGCGATGAAATGGGAAGACGTGAATAGCGATTGCGCGAGAAGGATAGGAGAGCTGTCACGTTTCAGGGCGGGGAGTATCGTACTGAAGAAAGGTTCAATTACCCCCATAGAGGTCGGCCGGAGAATTCTGGCCTTCTGCAGGGAGTTCGAGGGGGAGCGGATTTATTTCGTGGCCAATTTCGATGGGAGAGAGTGCGTTCTCGAAGGTCCCTGGAGAGACGCACAAGTGAAACTGGGGGAGGGTTCTCTCGAAGACGGGAGACTCACACTCGAGAGCGGGAGATATGTCTTACTGGGCTATAAATGA
- a CDS encoding Fur family transcriptional regulator: MLVLKRLTTLRKSVLDIIDSSSAPLNAENIHGKLRDRPDLSSVYRSLSFLEERGLIRSVSFECETRYYFGAGKEPVHFIHCKKCHRTESFHGCFATELEESVRDDHDFTITDHVFYFIGICGDCKRKMMEELEGGKL, translated from the coding sequence GTGTTGGTTTTGAAACGACTGACGACCCTCAGGAAGAGCGTTCTGGATATAATAGACAGCTCGAGCGCCCCGCTGAACGCCGAGAACATACACGGCAAGTTGCGAGACCGGCCCGATCTTTCGAGTGTTTACAGAAGTCTCTCCTTTCTCGAGGAGAGGGGATTGATCAGATCGGTCTCCTTCGAATGTGAAACACGGTATTATTTCGGGGCCGGAAAGGAACCGGTCCACTTCATACACTGCAAGAAGTGTCACAGGACCGAGTCATTCCACGGATGTTTCGCCACGGAGTTGGAAGAGTCGGTCAGAGACGATCACGATTTCACGATCACCGATCACGTCTTCTATTTCATAGGCATCTGCGGTGATTGCAAGAGAAAGATGATGGAAGAATTGGAAGGAGGAAAACTGTGA
- a CDS encoding metal ABC transporter substrate-binding protein: MRRVIPFFLLILLVATSVIALKVTTTINPYYMIVRDIVGDRAEVSLLIGPGQNPHVFSPTISDVKRLNEADLVVANGLELEVFLENTLEELTRKGKRVLLAGESVPPSLLSEEEDGNGEAATLHSHSINPHVWLDPLLLVDYIIPVIVETLTEIDPANGLYYGENAEKISGRLMYFYGEAGMYLEQFRGGVVIVSHPSFFYFFDRFGIMLEPIFEGVGDEPSIQELKRLIDFARSGKVIGIFSEYQQSKRSVEILTRETSVGSGSLDPLGISRTDIIDHFRWNLEEMKKAFGER; encoded by the coding sequence GTGAGAAGAGTTATACCGTTCTTCTTGTTGATTCTTCTCGTCGCGACTTCCGTTATCGCCTTGAAAGTCACGACGACCATAAATCCTTATTACATGATTGTACGGGACATAGTCGGGGATAGGGCCGAGGTGAGTCTTCTGATCGGACCGGGACAGAATCCCCACGTCTTTTCTCCTACAATTTCGGATGTGAAAAGGCTGAACGAGGCCGATCTGGTGGTGGCGAACGGATTGGAGCTGGAGGTCTTTCTAGAAAACACGCTCGAGGAGCTTACTAGAAAGGGCAAGAGAGTTCTTCTGGCGGGAGAATCGGTTCCTCCGTCACTTCTGAGCGAAGAGGAGGATGGAAATGGTGAAGCCGCCACGCTCCACAGTCATTCGATCAACCCACACGTCTGGCTCGATCCGCTCTTGCTGGTTGACTACATAATCCCCGTGATCGTCGAGACCTTGACAGAAATAGACCCGGCTAACGGCCTTTACTACGGTGAAAACGCCGAAAAGATCTCCGGGCGGTTGATGTATTTCTACGGAGAGGCCGGAATGTATCTGGAGCAGTTCAGGGGCGGTGTGGTCATTGTGTCCCATCCCAGTTTCTTTTACTTTTTCGACCGTTTCGGGATAATGCTTGAACCCATTTTCGAAGGTGTGGGTGACGAACCGTCGATACAGGAGTTGAAAAGGCTCATCGATTTCGCCAGATCCGGGAAAGTGATAGGAATCTTCTCGGAGTACCAGCAATCGAAGAGGTCCGTGGAAATACTGACCAGAGAGACCTCCGTCGGGAGCGGTTCGCTCGACCCGCTGGGTATTTCGAGAACCGACATAATAGACCATTTTCGCTGGAATTTGGAGGAGATGAAAAAAGCCTTTGGAGAGAGATAG